The following proteins are co-located in the Synergistaceae bacterium genome:
- the dnaG gene encoding DNA primase → MQQNDDVKRIKDRLDILDVVGDKVRLHRAGRSYLGLCPFHDEKTPSFHVSQERQTYHCFGCGKGGDIFSFVMETEGLTFPQTVELLAERAGVELTPFERRRKPLSGGLHEIMEIAGKSFRAQLAAPESAVARAYLERRNISPEEAARFELGWSGNSWDTLCCVLKSEGVGPQEAIEAGLAIEGRNGLYDRFRGRLMFPIRDVTGRLIAFGGRIVDGEGAKYINSPEGVLYSKRRNLYLLHAAKGAIREKGRTILVEGYMDALRLHLCGYAEAVASLGTALTEEQAKLLKRFSDRCYICYDSDAAGQEATLRGMYTLQNSGLDVYVISLPQGKDPDELLNSEGGKELFEKAVGEARPLILQHLHAVRARLDDPATRRSAVESLWSGLAQLQPTMIAPYASGLAGALGFYPDQFWRELEQYRRTQKPARSNPNPDEAKKTIPNKKPNGEKDREKDGKKVRYDPLEAALCALLWRDETCRHDCRPEEILPLVTDTRVKEILLAILTESPDSLEARWHSTGETFPMAFIARGDAFCEELEFSRDADPWGAVREALERKRERERLDFLSDRMKRHEATLEEMAEFQKMAARIKSGKK, encoded by the coding sequence TTGCAGCAGAACGACGATGTGAAACGGATCAAGGACCGGCTGGACATTCTGGACGTGGTGGGGGACAAGGTGCGTCTGCATCGAGCCGGGCGCAGCTACTTGGGCCTGTGTCCCTTTCACGACGAAAAAACCCCGTCCTTTCACGTTTCACAGGAACGTCAGACCTATCATTGTTTCGGCTGCGGCAAGGGAGGAGACATCTTCAGTTTCGTCATGGAAACGGAGGGTCTCACATTTCCCCAGACCGTCGAACTTCTGGCCGAGCGGGCGGGAGTCGAGCTGACCCCTTTTGAGAGAAGGCGCAAACCTCTCTCCGGCGGACTGCATGAAATTATGGAAATCGCGGGAAAATCCTTTCGAGCCCAGCTTGCCGCCCCCGAAAGCGCCGTGGCCCGGGCATACCTTGAACGCCGGAATATTTCGCCGGAGGAGGCCGCCCGTTTCGAGCTGGGCTGGAGCGGCAACTCCTGGGATACTCTCTGCTGTGTTCTGAAAAGTGAAGGCGTGGGGCCTCAGGAGGCCATCGAGGCGGGGCTGGCCATTGAGGGGCGTAACGGGCTTTACGACCGTTTCCGCGGACGTCTGATGTTCCCGATACGGGATGTGACCGGCCGCCTGATCGCCTTCGGCGGTCGTATTGTGGACGGGGAGGGAGCGAAGTACATCAACAGCCCGGAAGGCGTCCTTTACAGCAAGCGGCGCAATCTTTACCTGCTCCACGCGGCGAAGGGCGCGATTCGGGAAAAAGGGCGGACGATTCTGGTGGAGGGCTACATGGACGCTCTGCGCCTTCATCTGTGCGGATATGCCGAGGCGGTGGCCTCGCTGGGGACGGCCCTGACCGAGGAACAGGCCAAACTGCTGAAACGCTTCAGCGACCGCTGTTATATCTGCTACGACAGCGACGCCGCCGGGCAGGAGGCGACCCTTCGGGGGATGTACACGCTTCAGAACTCCGGGCTCGACGTCTACGTGATCTCTCTGCCTCAGGGCAAGGACCCCGATGAGCTTTTGAACTCGGAGGGAGGGAAGGAACTCTTCGAAAAGGCCGTCGGAGAGGCGCGCCCCCTGATTTTACAGCACCTCCACGCGGTGAGGGCCCGGCTGGACGATCCCGCGACCCGTCGGTCCGCCGTGGAATCCCTGTGGAGCGGCCTGGCGCAGCTTCAGCCCACGATGATCGCCCCCTACGCGTCCGGCCTGGCGGGGGCTTTGGGGTTCTATCCCGATCAGTTCTGGCGGGAGCTGGAACAGTACCGCCGAACTCAAAAACCCGCCCGGAGCAATCCTAATCCTGACGAGGCAAAAAAAACGATTCCGAATAAAAAGCCAAATGGAGAAAAAGATAGAGAAAAAGATGGGAAAAAAGTCCGGTACGATCCCCTGGAAGCGGCCCTCTGCGCGCTGCTCTGGCGGGACGAAACCTGCCGTCACGACTGCCGTCCGGAGGAAATTCTGCCCCTGGTGACGGACACCCGGGTAAAGGAAATTCTCCTGGCGATTTTGACGGAATCTCCGGACTCCCTCGAGGCCCGCTGGCATTCTACGGGAGAAACCTTCCCCATGGCCTTCATCGCCCGTGGAGATGCCTTTTGCGAAGAGCTGGAATTTTCCCGGGATGCCGATCCCTGGGGGGCGGTTCGAGAGGCTCTGGAACGCAAGCGGGAGCGGGAACGGCTTGATTTTTTGAGCGACCGCATGAAACGCCACGAGGCCACTCTGGAGGAAATGGCGGAGTTTCAAAAAATGGCGGCCCGCATTAAAAGCGGAAAAAAATAA
- a CDS encoding RNA-binding S4 domain-containing protein, whose protein sequence is MRIDKFLKMARLVKRRTAAQEMIEVGAVRIDGRVCRSSAEVTEGKTLEIAYMARVLKVKVLCADEQLLKRPQTVPCEVLEERRVDPDEKPWQVADE, encoded by the coding sequence ATGCGAATCGACAAATTTTTGAAGATGGCCCGCCTGGTGAAGCGCAGAACCGCGGCCCAGGAGATGATCGAGGTCGGGGCCGTGCGTATCGACGGTCGGGTCTGCAGGTCCTCCGCCGAAGTGACGGAGGGCAAAACGCTGGAGATCGCCTATATGGCCCGGGTTTTGAAGGTAAAGGTCCTGTGCGCCGACGAGCAGCTGCTGAAACGTCCTCAGACCGTCCCCTGCGAGGTTCTTGAGGAACGTCGGGTCGATCCGGATGAAAAACCCTGGCAGGTGGCGGATGAGTAA